A window from Patescibacteria group bacterium encodes these proteins:
- a CDS encoding ZIP family metal transporter — translation MLPIFLATGIAFLAFLGGGLLSHRFAHFIARHSGPVIAFASGAMLAITFFHVLPEAIATAGQPAWTLVLAGILFFFTLEHFFYLHGCPEHSHPGECENHAIGPLAAIGIGVHSFFDGVLIVFAFLTNPVLGWLTAIGIVLHKLPAGAILHALICHKKDRKSLWWIFAVAATTPCAALLTPVLRTFSEQQIGYGLAFSAGTLLYITLSDLLPETHHTKNKLNLVFLVIGIALIFSFGHFFPVE, via the coding sequence ATGCTACCAATTTTTCTCGCCACCGGAATCGCTTTCCTCGCTTTCCTCGGCGGCGGACTGCTCTCGCACCGCTTTGCGCATTTCATCGCGCGCCATTCCGGACCAGTCATCGCTTTCGCGAGCGGCGCCATGCTCGCGATCACCTTTTTCCATGTTTTGCCGGAAGCCATCGCGACTGCCGGTCAGCCCGCCTGGACTCTTGTCTTAGCCGGAATTCTGTTTTTCTTCACGCTCGAACATTTTTTTTATTTACATGGCTGCCCCGAACACAGTCATCCGGGCGAATGTGAAAACCACGCCATCGGACCGCTCGCTGCCATCGGCATCGGCGTGCACTCTTTTTTCGACGGTGTTCTGATTGTCTTCGCTTTCCTGACGAATCCTGTCCTCGGCTGGCTCACAGCAATCGGCATCGTCCTGCATAAATTGCCTGCTGGCGCGATTTTGCATGCGCTGATTTGTCACAAAAAAGACCGCAAAAGTTTGTGGTGGATTTTCGCCGTCGCGGCGACCACACCCTGCGCCGCTCTCCTGACACCCGTGCTGAGAACTTTTTCCGAGCAGCAGATTGGTTATGGCTTGGCTTTCTCCGCCGGGACTTTGCTCTACATCACGCTTTCCGACCTGCTGCCTGAGACGCATCACACGAAAAATAAATTGAATCTTGTTTTTCTCGTAATCGGTATCGCGCTGATTTTCAGCTTCGGCCATTTTTTCCCGGTCGAGTAA
- a CDS encoding glycosyltransferase family 1 protein: protein MKIGIDARMYSSGFTGIGRYTFELIRGLARLDAKNEFVVFLNPQEFENFVAPAENFRAVRVDAPHYSTDEQTKFLKILNSEDLNLMHFTHFNAPILYHRKSIVTIHDLTLSKFPGKKMNKLVHRLAYNLVLRRATSHASKIIAVSQNTKKDLMELLKINSDKIEVVWNGVGREFVPSFPTELSRRQLEQKFGIRKNYLLYVGVWRDHKNILGMLEAMAQVVARQKDFDGEIVITGRPNKFYAPEIFAKVRDLGLEDHFVFTDLVDDRDLLQLYQNARVFVFPSFYEGFGLPPLEAMACGVPVVASNASSIPEICGDGNALFFDPKNSEEMADKMWEAWSNEATRKRLRERGLRRIADFSWRKMSEATYEIYREVLGI from the coding sequence ATGAAAATCGGGATTGACGCTCGGATGTATTCGAGTGGTTTCACCGGCATCGGTCGTTACACTTTCGAATTGATTCGCGGACTCGCGCGGCTCGATGCGAAGAATGAATTCGTCGTGTTTTTGAATCCCCAGGAATTCGAGAATTTCGTCGCACCGGCGGAGAACTTTCGGGCAGTGCGCGTCGATGCGCCGCATTATTCCACCGACGAGCAAACGAAATTCCTCAAGATTCTGAATTCCGAAGACCTGAATCTGATGCATTTCACGCATTTCAACGCGCCGATTTTGTATCACCGGAAATCAATCGTGACGATTCACGACCTCACGCTTTCGAAATTCCCGGGTAAAAAAATGAATAAGCTCGTCCATCGCCTCGCTTATAATCTCGTCCTGCGCCGCGCGACTAGTCACGCGAGCAAAATCATCGCCGTGTCGCAGAACACGAAAAAGGACTTGATGGAGCTCTTGAAAATCAATTCGGACAAAATCGAAGTCGTGTGGAATGGTGTCGGTCGCGAGTTCGTGCCGTCTTTTCCGACTGAGCTTTCGCGTCGCCAACTCGAACAAAAATTCGGCATTCGGAAAAATTACCTGCTCTATGTCGGCGTCTGGCGCGACCACAAAAATATCTTGGGAATGCTCGAAGCGATGGCGCAAGTCGTCGCACGACAAAAAGATTTCGATGGCGAAATCGTGATTACCGGTCGTCCGAATAAATTTTACGCGCCAGAGATTTTTGCCAAAGTCCGTGATCTCGGTCTCGAAGACCATTTCGTTTTCACCGATTTGGTGGATGACCGAGATTTGTTGCAGCTTTATCAAAACGCGCGCGTCTTTGTCTTCCCGAGCTTTTACGAAGGCTTCGGTCTGCCGCCGCTCGAAGCGATGGCGTGCGGAGTTCCAGTCGTCGCCAGCAATGCCAGCTCGATTCCAGAAATTTGCGGCGACGGCAACGCGCTCTTTTTCGATCCGAAAAACAGTGAAGAAATGGCAGACAAAATGTGGGAAGCCTGGTCGAATGAAGCGACGCGAAAAAGATTACGCGAGCGGGGACTGCGCCGCATCGCTGATTTCTCGTGGCGCAAGATGAGCGAAGCAACCTACGAAATTTACCGCGAAGTTTTGGGGATTTGA
- the purH gene encoding bifunctional phosphoribosylaminoimidazolecarboxamide formyltransferase/IMP cyclohydrolase codes for MQKTALISVSDKTGLAEFARGLVKLNFTILSTGGSFDFLRKNKVSATRVEDLTGFPEILGGRVKTLHPKVFGGILARATKSDAAELAKFGIPKIDLVCVNLYPFAKTIAQKNVKFADAIEEIDIGGVSLLRAAAKNFESVVVVANPEQYSEILENLKKGISKTERQKLAAETFALTQKYDALIANFLGAENELPVFEFQKNLRYGENPHQTAALFHEVGNTKSCIANAEVLGGKELSFNNLMDADFAIRIPFEFAKPTAAIIKHANPCGVASDATISGALDKALNADKKSPFGGIIALNRPVDKKCAEIIQPLFMEVIIAPSFEKSALAILQKKKNLRLLAIGKFENNPDELDFKKIGGGVLVQKRDTRVVTEQDLKVVTKKPPTKAQIRDLIFAAKVCKHAKSNAIVIAKDEVAVGIGAGQTARVDAVEIALAKAGTRASGAVLASDAFFPFDDSVTVAAHAGIAAIIQPGGSIRDGDSIVAADRANVAMVTSGVRGFKH; via the coding sequence GTGCAAAAAACCGCGTTAATTTCCGTTTCTGACAAAACTGGTCTCGCCGAATTCGCGCGCGGACTGGTGAAACTGAATTTCACGATTCTCTCGACTGGCGGCTCGTTTGATTTTCTGAGGAAAAATAAGGTCTCCGCGACACGCGTCGAAGATTTGACCGGCTTTCCAGAAATCCTCGGCGGACGCGTCAAAACTTTGCATCCCAAAGTTTTCGGCGGAATTTTGGCGCGCGCGACGAAAAGTGATGCTGCCGAACTCGCGAAATTCGGCATTCCGAAGATCGACTTGGTTTGCGTCAATCTTTATCCTTTCGCCAAAACGATTGCGCAAAAAAATGTGAAATTCGCCGATGCCATCGAGGAAATCGACATCGGCGGTGTGAGCTTATTGCGTGCTGCCGCGAAAAATTTCGAGTCGGTCGTTGTCGTCGCGAATCCTGAGCAATATTCTGAGATTCTTGAGAATTTGAAAAAGGGTATCTCAAAAACCGAACGCCAAAAGTTGGCAGCGGAAACTTTCGCGCTGACGCAAAAATACGACGCACTGATTGCGAATTTCCTCGGCGCAGAAAATGAACTGCCTGTTTTCGAATTTCAAAAAAATCTACGCTACGGCGAAAATCCCCACCAAACCGCCGCACTTTTTCACGAAGTCGGAAACACGAAGAGCTGTATCGCGAATGCGGAAGTCCTCGGTGGCAAGGAATTGAGTTTCAATAATTTGATGGACGCGGATTTCGCGATTCGCATTCCATTTGAATTCGCGAAGCCGACGGCTGCCATCATCAAACACGCCAATCCTTGCGGCGTCGCGAGTGACGCGACGATTTCCGGCGCGTTGGATAAAGCTTTGAACGCCGACAAAAAATCGCCTTTCGGTGGAATCATCGCGCTGAATCGTCCGGTCGATAAAAAATGCGCGGAAATCATTCAGCCGCTTTTCATGGAAGTCATCATCGCGCCGAGCTTCGAAAAAAGTGCGCTCGCGATTTTGCAGAAAAAGAAAAACTTGCGCCTGCTGGCAATCGGTAAATTTGAAAATAATCCGGACGAATTGGATTTCAAAAAAATTGGCGGGGGAGTCTTGGTCCAGAAACGCGACACCCGTGTCGTCACGGAACAAGATTTGAAAGTCGTGACGAAAAAACCACCAACAAAAGCGCAAATTCGCGATCTCATCTTCGCCGCGAAAGTCTGCAAACACGCGAAATCCAACGCCATCGTCATCGCGAAGGATGAAGTCGCCGTCGGTATCGGCGCGGGACAAACCGCGCGTGTCGATGCCGTCGAAATCGCCCTCGCGAAAGCAGGCACACGCGCCAGCGGAGCGGTGCTCGCGAGCGATGCGTTTTTCCCGTTTGACGATTCGGTGACAGTCGCAGCGCATGCCGGCATCGCCGCGATCATTCAGCCGGGCGGTTCGATTCGTGATGGAGACTCGATTGTCGCCGCCGACCGTGCGAATGTCGCGATGGTGACTTCAGGTGTGCGCGGATTCAAACACTGA
- a CDS encoding aspartate carbamoyltransferase catalytic subunit yields the protein MTTANLLAELKKTRKAKNLSNLDLISVENITLDDLELILAVARVFKKFITDGAKKCDLLKGKTIVNFFNENSTRTRSSFELAGKHLGADVINLAGSASSGKKGETLGDSARTLDALNADILIIRDANSGAAFQLASLVRASIVNAGDGWHEHPTQALLELLTLREKFGNKKLTYLFVGDALHSRVFGSQVRLYQKLGFEIRLAAPQTLIPKGVENWGVKVFYKIEDALPGCDAIHAIRLQTERAAGKFVATGREYSKNYCLNLPRVALAKKDAAILHAGPVIREFDLRTEVLESPNCLVQQMVENGLPIRMAVEWLLATNPKKKVNPWK from the coding sequence ATGACGACTGCAAACTTACTTGCGGAGCTGAAAAAGACGCGCAAAGCGAAAAATCTTTCCAATTTAGACCTCATTTCAGTCGAAAATATCACGCTCGATGACCTCGAGCTGATTTTGGCTGTCGCGCGAGTTTTCAAGAAATTCATCACGGATGGCGCGAAAAAATGCGATCTCTTGAAAGGTAAGACCATCGTTAATTTTTTCAACGAGAATTCTACGCGCACACGCAGCTCCTTCGAGCTCGCCGGCAAACACCTCGGCGCAGATGTCATCAATCTCGCCGGCTCAGCTTCGAGCGGCAAAAAAGGCGAGACACTGGGGGATTCCGCGCGCACGCTCGACGCGCTCAATGCTGATATTTTAATCATCCGCGATGCGAATTCTGGTGCCGCCTTCCAGCTCGCGAGTCTCGTCCGCGCTTCCATCGTGAATGCTGGCGACGGCTGGCACGAGCATCCGACTCAGGCTTTGCTCGAGCTTCTAACCTTGCGCGAGAAATTTGGGAATAAAAAACTGACTTACCTTTTCGTCGGCGACGCTTTGCATTCGCGCGTTTTCGGCAGCCAAGTGCGACTTTATCAGAAACTCGGCTTCGAAATCCGCCTCGCCGCACCGCAGACTTTGATTCCGAAAGGTGTCGAAAATTGGGGCGTGAAAGTTTTTTATAAAATCGAAGACGCTCTACCGGGCTGCGATGCGATTCACGCGATTCGCCTGCAAACGGAAAGAGCCGCAGGGAAATTCGTCGCCACCGGTCGCGAATATTCGAAAAATTATTGCCTGAATTTGCCACGGGTCGCGCTCGCGAAAAAAGACGCCGCGATTCTCCATGCCGGTCCGGTCATCCGTGAATTCGATTTACGCACCGAAGTTTTGGAATCGCCGAATTGTCTCGTCCAACAAATGGTCGAAAATGGTCTGCCGATCCGCATGGCAGTCGAGTGGCTACTCGCGACGAATCCGAAAAAGAAAGTAAATCCCTGGAAATGA
- a CDS encoding dihydroorotase, which yields MKTILIQNGQVVNPANKRNPVRVADIFIRDGKIAKIKANLDRPGADIVLNAKGKLVTAGLVDMHVHLREPGREDKETIATASRAAALGGITTILGMPNTNPTIDNQTTVKFVLEKGREAGIVNVLTAGSLTKKMEGHELAEIWEMREAGASMIIDDCAETSGMGLRKLALEYCQTFGMPILTHPEDADLKDGAVMNEGWMATQLGLPGSPTATEALVVARTIELLRETPTPYHFTHVSTGRSVELIRAAKKAGLPITADTTAHHLLLTDAACANYCTAAKVDPPLRSEADRQQLIAGILDGTLDALISDHAPHLLVEKFVPFAEAAVGITGLETLFALAFSELVKKHKMPLEDFFAKLTLNPAKIIRSDRGRIEEGAIADLSIFDPNMEWTIDKNKFASKGRNTPFHGRKVFGKATDVLVGGALMVRKGELQK from the coding sequence ATGAAAACAATTCTGATCCAGAACGGCCAAGTCGTGAATCCGGCGAACAAGAGAAATCCTGTGCGCGTCGCTGATATTTTCATCCGCGACGGCAAAATTGCCAAAATCAAAGCGAATCTCGACCGACCGGGTGCGGATATCGTCCTAAATGCGAAAGGCAAATTGGTGACCGCCGGACTCGTCGACATGCATGTCCACCTGCGCGAGCCCGGACGCGAAGACAAGGAAACCATCGCGACGGCGAGCCGCGCCGCGGCACTCGGCGGAATCACGACGATTCTCGGCATGCCGAATACGAATCCGACCATCGACAATCAGACGACGGTGAAATTCGTACTCGAGAAAGGTCGCGAGGCGGGGATCGTGAATGTCCTCACCGCTGGATCTTTGACGAAAAAAATGGAAGGACACGAGCTCGCCGAGATTTGGGAAATGCGCGAAGCAGGCGCGTCGATGATTATCGACGATTGCGCCGAGACGAGCGGCATGGGACTGAGGAAATTGGCGCTGGAATATTGCCAAACTTTCGGTATGCCGATTCTGACGCATCCCGAAGATGCCGACCTCAAAGACGGCGCTGTCATGAATGAAGGCTGGATGGCGACGCAGCTCGGTTTGCCGGGTTCGCCGACTGCGACTGAGGCTTTGGTCGTCGCGCGCACCATCGAGCTTCTGCGCGAAACTCCGACGCCATATCACTTCACCCATGTCTCGACTGGTCGCTCGGTGGAATTAATTCGCGCCGCGAAAAAAGCTGGCTTGCCAATCACCGCCGACACGACCGCGCATCATTTGCTTCTGACTGACGCGGCTTGTGCCAATTACTGTACCGCCGCGAAAGTCGATCCGCCACTGCGCAGCGAAGCCGACCGCCAGCAATTAATCGCCGGAATCCTGGACGGCACGCTCGACGCGCTGATTTCGGATCACGCGCCGCATCTCTTGGTTGAGAAATTCGTACCTTTCGCCGAAGCTGCCGTCGGCATCACCGGACTCGAGACACTCTTCGCGCTGGCGTTTTCGGAATTGGTGAAAAAACACAAAATGCCGCTCGAAGATTTCTTCGCGAAATTAACTCTCAATCCAGCCAAAATTATTCGCTCTGATCGCGGACGAATCGAAGAAGGCGCGATTGCCGATCTCTCGATTTTCGATCCGAATATGGAATGGACCATCGACAAAAATAAGTTCGCGTCCAAAGGACGCAACACGCCATTTCACGGCCGCAAAGTTTTTGGCAAGGCGACCGATGTCTTGGTCGGCGGCGCACTGATGGTGCGCAAAGGTGAGCTGCAAAAATGA
- a CDS encoding sulfite exporter TauE/SafE family protein, whose translation MIESLAFFAIAFCGGLVAVPVGGTFLFVVPSFLFLGLNGLETLLLSRIYALAAAASGSSYFLKNHRTEFDWRTIAKFLAGNILGYALAAKIATSLDVGFLTKIIPFVLLAGAVLLLKDWKIEKLHHRKIFQRILPTIGFLFGLYGGLGGATSNMIILVLTLALNFSLHRAIVNTRLIEVVGGVVVVASYLFFGAKFTGFELPVIAGAVLGGLLGAHLTFKTKPTWLKKAFLILVVLAAIKTLFF comes from the coding sequence ATGATTGAGTCGCTTGCGTTTTTCGCAATCGCTTTTTGCGGCGGTCTCGTCGCCGTCCCGGTCGGCGGCACTTTTTTGTTTGTCGTGCCGAGCTTTTTATTCCTCGGATTGAATGGACTCGAGACACTCCTGCTCTCCCGCATTTACGCGCTCGCGGCAGCCGCGAGTGGTAGCTCGTATTTTTTGAAAAATCACCGGACTGAATTTGATTGGCGTACTATCGCCAAATTTTTGGCAGGCAATATCCTCGGCTACGCGCTCGCTGCCAAAATCGCGACTTCGCTCGATGTCGGATTTTTGACGAAAATCATACCCTTCGTCTTGCTCGCTGGCGCAGTGCTTCTACTGAAAGATTGGAAAATCGAAAAACTCCACCACCGAAAAATTTTCCAGAGAATCCTGCCCACAATCGGATTTCTGTTCGGACTTTACGGCGGACTCGGCGGCGCGACCAGCAATATGATTATTTTGGTTTTGACGCTCGCGCTCAATTTCAGTCTGCACCGCGCCATCGTCAATACGCGCCTGATCGAAGTCGTCGGCGGCGTTGTCGTCGTCGCGAGCTACTTATTTTTCGGCGCGAAATTCACAGGCTTCGAGCTTCCGGTCATCGCGGGCGCAGTACTCGGGGGATTGCTCGGCGCACACTTAACTTTCAAAACAAAACCAACCTGGCTCAAAAAAGCTTTCTTAATCTTGGTTGTACTCGCTGCGATTAAGACGCTATTCTTCTAG
- the rpsE gene encoding 30S ribosomal protein S5, giving the protein MNTPNDKRKRRSHGPREEKEFEEYMLQLDRVTRVVKGGRRMRFRATVIIGDRAGRVGIGLGKGADVQIAARKAASDAKKNLITVPIVNDTIPHAAKLKYKAARVLIIPAAPGTGLIAGSAVRKMLELAGVKNVLSKSFGTTNRVVLGQAMLRILSELKLTEAAKKFTAELKRQKDDEKKKRQAAQKGSEKVGRRRPPRKDDAKRAPSDLKVAAKKVEKEKGRLETEIEQKA; this is encoded by the coding sequence ATGAACACTCCTAATGACAAACGCAAACGCCGCAGTCATGGTCCGCGCGAAGAAAAAGAATTCGAGGAATACATGTTGCAGCTCGATCGTGTCACACGCGTCGTGAAGGGTGGTCGCCGCATGCGTTTTCGCGCGACAGTCATCATCGGTGATCGCGCTGGTCGTGTCGGCATCGGTCTCGGAAAAGGCGCCGATGTCCAAATCGCCGCGCGCAAAGCAGCGTCTGATGCGAAGAAAAATTTGATTACAGTGCCGATTGTGAATGATACGATTCCGCACGCTGCCAAATTGAAATACAAAGCGGCGCGTGTCCTGATCATCCCGGCGGCTCCAGGAACCGGTCTCATCGCTGGCTCGGCTGTGCGCAAGATGCTCGAATTAGCCGGCGTCAAAAATGTGCTTTCCAAAAGTTTCGGCACGACGAATCGCGTCGTACTCGGTCAAGCGATGCTGCGTATTTTGAGTGAATTGAAATTAACTGAGGCTGCCAAGAAATTCACCGCTGAATTAAAAAGACAAAAAGACGACGAGAAGAAGAAACGCCAAGCGGCGCAAAAAGGTTCCGAAAAAGTCGGTCGCCGTCGCCCCCCGCGCAAAGATGATGCGAAGAGAGCGCCGAGTGATTTGAAAGTAGCTGCGAAAAAAGTCGAGAAAGAGAAAGGTCGCCTCGAGACTGAAATCGAGCAGAAAGCCTAG
- the rplR gene encoding 50S ribosomal protein L18 produces MKTAKKLLDRTARKRRIRARVNGNALRPRLAVFKSTTAIYAQIIDDTAGKTLASANSLKIKKGTKAEKAAEVGKLVATAAQAAKIEAVVFDRGGFLYSGRVKILADAARAAGLKF; encoded by the coding sequence ATGAAAACCGCTAAAAAATTACTCGACCGCACTGCCCGCAAACGCCGCATTCGCGCGCGCGTGAATGGCAATGCGCTGCGTCCGCGTCTCGCCGTTTTCAAATCGACGACCGCGATTTACGCGCAAATCATCGACGACACTGCGGGCAAGACGCTCGCTTCCGCGAATTCACTCAAAATTAAAAAAGGCACGAAAGCTGAGAAGGCGGCGGAAGTCGGCAAATTGGTCGCGACGGCTGCACAAGCTGCCAAAATCGAAGCGGTTGTTTTCGATCGCGGCGGATTCCTCTACTCCGGTCGTGTCAAGATTCTCGCTGATGCCGCGCGTGCTGCCGGTCTGAAATTTTAA
- the rplF gene encoding 50S ribosomal protein L6, whose translation MSRIGKNPVPIPAGVTAEISGNSAKIKGPKGELKQSFNALVEIKKDGETIVVTPKNDSKEARALWGLTRTLLANMVEGVTKGFEKKLIITGVGYKVAAKGRDLELQLGFSHPVPIKAPAGIDFEIDVKKNTIITRGIDKQLVGEVAANIRKWRKPEPYKGKGIAYAGEHIPRKAGKSAAK comes from the coding sequence ATGAGTCGAATTGGCAAAAATCCCGTCCCCATTCCAGCCGGTGTCACCGCTGAGATTTCCGGAAATTCCGCGAAAATCAAAGGACCCAAAGGCGAATTGAAGCAGAGCTTCAACGCGCTCGTCGAAATTAAAAAAGACGGCGAGACGATTGTCGTCACTCCGAAAAATGACTCGAAAGAAGCGCGCGCGCTCTGGGGACTGACACGCACTTTGCTCGCGAACATGGTCGAGGGCGTGACGAAAGGCTTCGAGAAAAAATTAATCATCACGGGTGTCGGCTACAAAGTCGCGGCGAAAGGTCGAGATCTCGAACTGCAGCTTGGTTTCTCGCATCCGGTTCCGATCAAAGCACCGGCAGGCATCGACTTCGAAATCGATGTGAAGAAAAATACGATCATTACCCGCGGCATCGACAAGCAGCTCGTCGGTGAAGTCGCCGCGAACATTCGCAAGTGGCGCAAACCGGAACCTTACAAAGGTAAAGGTATTGCTTACGCTGGCGAACACATTCCACGCAAGGCTGGTAAATCGGCTGCTAAATAA
- the rpsH gene encoding 30S ribosomal protein S8 produces MMITDPIADMLTRIRNAQNARKEVVRVPHSKQKLAILKVLEASEFVGKIEENTSEKFPILEVSLKKGGAFQFNRVSKPGRRVYVKSTEIKPVLNGLGIAVISTSAGFLTNKEAHQKKLGGEVICEIY; encoded by the coding sequence ATTATGATAACCGATCCAATTGCCGACATGCTCACGCGAATCCGCAACGCGCAAAACGCGCGTAAGGAAGTCGTGCGCGTTCCCCATTCGAAGCAAAAACTCGCGATTTTGAAAGTGCTCGAGGCGAGTGAATTTGTCGGGAAAATCGAAGAAAACACTTCCGAGAAATTTCCAATCCTCGAAGTGAGCCTCAAGAAAGGCGGCGCATTTCAATTCAATCGCGTCTCGAAACCGGGTCGCCGCGTCTATGTCAAATCAACCGAAATCAAACCAGTCTTAAATGGTCTCGGCATCGCGGTGATTTCGACTTCGGCTGGATTTCTCACGAATAAAGAGGCGCACCAAAAGAAACTCGGGGGTGAAGTCATCTGCGAAATTTATTAA
- a CDS encoding type Z 30S ribosomal protein S14 yields MAKTSSIVKAARFKRKVANALAAGVKPKKATRVVNRCRICGRNRSYMRRFQMCRICFRELASRGEIVGVKKASW; encoded by the coding sequence ATGGCTAAAACTTCATCCATCGTCAAAGCTGCCCGCTTCAAACGCAAAGTCGCCAATGCGCTGGCTGCGGGTGTGAAACCCAAAAAAGCAACTCGCGTCGTGAATCGCTGCCGCATTTGCGGACGCAATCGTAGCTACATGCGCCGCTTCCAAATGTGCCGAATCTGTTTCCGCGAATTGGCTTCGCGCGGGGAAATCGTCGGAGTCAAAAAAGCGAGCTGGTAG
- the rplE gene encoding 50S ribosomal protein L5, which produces MKAFDLAAIVKTEILPAVGKKIGAKNIHAIPHIDKVKVSVGVGKLARKGGSSNSMDETILAKVAKNLATITNQKARTHLSKKAISNFKLREGMPIGLSVTLRGPRALDFISKLVNVALPRVRDFRGIPLKSFDGNGNYSLGLKDFTVFPEVRPEDAEFVHGLEITVCTTARSDSDAKALLTALGFPFQKDTSKSDAAEDAAKKALADAQKAAAEAAKAAGLFKEEKPKVEPAPVAPAPVAEKAKK; this is translated from the coding sequence ATGAAAGCATTTGATTTAGCCGCAATCGTCAAAACTGAAATTTTGCCCGCCGTCGGTAAGAAAATCGGCGCGAAAAATATTCATGCGATTCCCCACATCGACAAAGTAAAAGTCTCGGTCGGTGTCGGCAAGCTCGCGCGCAAAGGTGGTTCGTCGAACTCGATGGACGAGACAATTCTCGCGAAAGTCGCGAAGAATCTTGCGACCATCACGAATCAGAAAGCGCGCACACATCTTTCGAAGAAAGCGATTTCGAATTTCAAATTGCGCGAAGGCATGCCAATCGGTCTCTCGGTCACGCTGCGCGGCCCCCGTGCGCTCGACTTCATTTCCAAATTAGTGAATGTCGCGCTCCCCCGCGTCCGCGATTTCCGTGGTATCCCGCTCAAAAGTTTCGACGGCAACGGCAACTATTCGCTCGGACTCAAGGATTTCACCGTTTTTCCTGAGGTGCGACCAGAGGACGCCGAATTCGTGCACGGTCTCGAAATCACAGTTTGCACGACGGCGCGTTCGGATTCCGATGCCAAGGCACTACTCACCGCGCTCGGTTTTCCTTTCCAGAAAGACACTTCCAAATCTGATGCGGCTGAAGATGCTGCCAAAAAAGCTTTAGCTGACGCGCAAAAAGCGGCGGCGGAGGCAGCGAAGGCAGCGGGATTATTCAAAGAAGAAAAACCGAAAGTCGAACCGGCTCCAGTAGCTCCTGCCCCGGTAGCCGAAAAAGCTAAAAAATAA
- the rplX gene encoding 50S ribosomal protein L24 — protein MKILSSDLVQVIAGKYKGKTGKVMRAIPKEGKVIVEKVNIVTKHIKKRADGTPGQIVKFEKPIDVSNVKIICPHCKKPARVGYRILANGKKTRFCKKCNEGIINPKISKQ, from the coding sequence ATGAAAATTCTCTCCTCCGATCTCGTCCAAGTCATCGCCGGTAAATACAAGGGTAAAACTGGCAAAGTGATGCGCGCAATTCCGAAAGAAGGCAAAGTCATCGTCGAAAAAGTCAACATCGTGACGAAGCACATCAAAAAACGCGCCGACGGTACGCCTGGTCAGATCGTGAAATTCGAGAAACCGATTGATGTCTCGAATGTCAAAATCATCTGCCCGCACTGCAAGAAGCCGGCACGCGTCGGTTATCGTATTCTCGCCAACGGCAAAAAAACGCGCTTCTGCAAAAAATGCAACGAAGGCATTATTAACCCGAAAATCTCCAAACAATGA
- the rplN gene encoding 50S ribosomal protein L14 encodes MIQNETFLEVADNTGAKLVQCFKVLGGSHRRYAHIGDVIVVSVKEATPKAIAKRKSIQKAVIVRTKNTIRRKDGSALRFDENAVVIIDEKGEPKGTRVFGPIARELREKGYQKIISQAPDVL; translated from the coding sequence ATGATCCAAAATGAAACTTTTCTCGAAGTCGCTGACAACACTGGTGCGAAACTAGTGCAATGCTTCAAAGTCTTGGGCGGCAGCCACAGACGCTACGCACATATCGGTGATGTGATCGTCGTCTCGGTCAAAGAAGCCACACCCAAAGCGATTGCCAAAAGAAAAAGCATTCAAAAAGCGGTGATCGTCCGCACCAAAAATACGATTCGCCGCAAAGATGGCAGCGCACTGCGCTTCGATGAAAATGCGGTCGTGATCATCGACGAGAAGGGCGAACCGAAAGGTACCCGCGTCTTCGGACCGATTGCGCGCGAACTGCGTGAAAAAGGCTACCAGAAAATTATTTCCCAAGCTCCGGATGTTCTCTAG